In Bacillus toyonensis BCT-7112, a single window of DNA contains:
- the adhP gene encoding alcohol dehydrogenase AdhP, whose product MKAVVVNKNSKANIEVIEKELRPLHSGEALVDVEYCGVCHTDLHVANHDFGNTDGRILGHEGVGIVTKLADDVTSLKVGDRVSIAWMFQSCGRCEYCVTGRETFCREVKNAGYSVDGGMAEQCIVTADYAVKVPEGLDPAQASSITCAGVTTYKAIKVSDIKPGQPIVIYGCGGLGNLAIQYAKNVFGAKVIAVDINDDKLALAKEVGADMTINPISQGPADKIVQDEFGGAYAAVVTAVSKVAFNSAVDAVRACGKVVAVGLPVETMDLNIPRLVLDGIEVVGSLVGTRKDLEEAFMFGAEGKVVPVVQTCSLDKVQNVFEEMEQGKIQGRMVIDFKQNSCDCK is encoded by the coding sequence ATGAAAGCAGTAGTGGTTAATAAAAACAGCAAAGCGAACATCGAGGTTATTGAAAAAGAATTACGTCCGTTACATTCAGGTGAAGCGTTAGTAGATGTAGAGTACTGTGGGGTTTGCCACACTGATTTACACGTTGCGAATCATGATTTTGGTAACACGGATGGCCGCATCCTTGGTCATGAAGGTGTAGGTATTGTTACTAAACTTGCTGATGATGTAACTTCACTTAAAGTTGGTGACCGTGTAAGTATTGCATGGATGTTCCAATCTTGTGGACGTTGTGAATATTGCGTAACTGGTAGAGAGACATTCTGTCGTGAAGTTAAAAATGCTGGTTATTCAGTAGATGGTGGTATGGCTGAACAATGTATCGTTACAGCTGATTATGCAGTGAAAGTACCAGAAGGATTAGATCCTGCTCAAGCATCATCAATTACATGTGCAGGCGTAACTACATATAAAGCTATTAAAGTATCAGATATTAAACCTGGTCAACCTATCGTCATCTATGGTTGTGGTGGATTAGGTAACTTAGCTATCCAATATGCTAAAAACGTATTTGGTGCAAAGGTAATTGCAGTAGATATTAATGATGATAAATTAGCCTTAGCAAAAGAGGTTGGTGCTGATATGACTATCAATCCAATTTCTCAAGGTCCTGCTGATAAGATAGTGCAAGATGAGTTTGGTGGTGCTTATGCTGCTGTAGTAACAGCCGTTTCTAAAGTAGCATTCAACTCAGCGGTTGATGCAGTACGTGCCTGTGGTAAAGTAGTTGCGGTAGGGTTACCAGTAGAAACTATGGATTTAAACATTCCACGACTTGTACTAGACGGAATTGAAGTAGTTGGCTCTCTAGTAGGTACTCGTAAGGATCTCGAAGAGGCATTTATGTTCGGTGCAGAAGGAAAAGTAGTACCGGTTGTTCAAACGTGTTCTCTAGATAAAGTACAAAATGTATTCGAAGAAATGGAACAAGGTAAAATTCAAGGGCGTATGGTAATCGATTTTAAACAGAATAGTTGTGATTGTAAATAA
- a CDS encoding mechanosensitive ion channel family protein — translation MSILAYTEEFFNYVREFLLLRFLLFALVLIIISFVINRIIDWFFRKSSFFDEEVEQTIQSVIRSIFRYIIIISLIIYLISQFVDIKSIIAGAGIAGVVIGFAAQQMLKDVILGFARLADKEFRVGDFVTFNGTNSGTIEEISIRFMQIREWSGKLLTIPHGEIRTIQNFNKGWMRVIERITVSYQEDPTRVKELLEDVCVICNENLEQSLYRVEDEAVEPFKYVGVTDLNPNLKYVGYEFCITGLIKPEDYFETSRQVRFALMAMFHKHQVQMPAANMFVTTESLQHIRGEQFLSDN, via the coding sequence ATGAGTATATTAGCGTATACGGAGGAGTTTTTTAATTATGTAAGGGAGTTTTTACTATTAAGATTTTTACTATTTGCTTTAGTTCTTATCATTATTTCGTTTGTTATTAATCGCATTATTGATTGGTTTTTTAGAAAGTCCAGCTTTTTTGATGAAGAGGTAGAGCAGACGATTCAAAGTGTCATTCGATCTATTTTTAGATATATCATTATCATCAGTCTAATCATTTATTTAATTAGTCAGTTTGTAGATATAAAAAGTATCATTGCAGGTGCAGGGATAGCGGGAGTTGTCATTGGTTTTGCTGCGCAACAGATGCTAAAAGATGTCATATTAGGCTTTGCGAGATTAGCGGACAAAGAGTTTCGCGTTGGCGATTTTGTTACTTTTAATGGAACAAATTCAGGAACTATTGAGGAAATTAGTATTCGTTTTATGCAAATACGTGAATGGTCAGGAAAACTACTTACCATACCACATGGAGAGATTAGAACGATACAAAATTTTAATAAAGGGTGGATGCGAGTAATTGAACGCATCACGGTAAGTTATCAGGAAGACCCTACAAGAGTTAAGGAATTGTTAGAAGACGTATGTGTGATATGCAATGAAAATTTGGAACAAAGTTTGTATAGAGTAGAGGATGAGGCTGTTGAACCATTTAAATATGTTGGTGTTACAGACTTAAATCCTAACCTTAAATATGTTGGATATGAATTTTGTATTACAGGTTTAATTAAACCAGAAGATTATTTTGAAACTTCTAGACAAGTAAGGTTTGCATTAATGGCTATGTTCCATAAACATCAAGTGCAAATGCCAGCAGCGAATATGTTCGTTACTACTGAAAGTTTGCAGCATATCCGTGGAGAACAATTTTTGTCAGACAATTAA
- a CDS encoding ABC transporter permease, giving the protein MKSIWKSKRFLIGFTYLFILISASFIYSWFFKDNIPKPPQLLYNGNNELLGKAPFPPSLIPPFGSDRFGESVFLQIVEGAKFTILLAVAISFFRILCGTCIGILLSLYAPKLKRFFQACSEVFYYIPTLFIAFILITPVNIVITSNADGLDPNISFTFYQVLVLIFVALPTLSLYISSEVDEFMKRDYILSSQLLGASRFHIIKKHLRVLLLDRLFVLFMEHIVQTLILVIHLALLNIVIGGIQMRELYDGVLRPVSISNDWAGLIGLNRNEMNLSWWIIFYTLASFFITILFIKLMTIGIQDALKARDSQVVATQNVPDHKKFVKNKDSFSFANKVNF; this is encoded by the coding sequence ATGAAATCTATTTGGAAATCAAAACGCTTTTTAATCGGCTTTACTTATTTATTCATACTTATTTCAGCTAGTTTTATTTATAGTTGGTTCTTTAAAGATAACATCCCAAAACCTCCTCAGTTACTTTACAATGGCAATAACGAATTACTTGGAAAGGCCCCCTTTCCACCATCGTTAATACCGCCTTTTGGATCTGATCGTTTTGGAGAGTCTGTTTTCTTACAAATTGTAGAAGGAGCAAAATTCACTATTTTATTAGCCGTGGCAATTAGCTTCTTTCGAATTTTATGCGGAACATGTATAGGAATCCTCTTAAGTTTATACGCTCCAAAACTCAAGAGATTTTTCCAGGCATGCTCAGAAGTTTTTTATTATATTCCAACTCTATTTATCGCATTCATACTCATCACGCCCGTTAATATTGTAATCACATCAAATGCCGATGGGTTAGATCCAAATATTTCATTTACGTTTTATCAAGTACTCGTACTTATTTTCGTCGCTCTGCCTACACTTTCTTTATATATATCCTCAGAGGTGGATGAATTTATGAAACGAGATTACATCTTAAGTTCACAATTACTGGGTGCTAGCCGTTTTCATATTATCAAAAAACACTTACGAGTCTTATTACTTGACCGCTTATTTGTGTTATTCATGGAACATATCGTCCAAACACTCATACTCGTTATCCATTTAGCGTTGCTTAACATTGTAATTGGCGGGATACAAATGCGTGAACTCTATGACGGAGTGCTCAGACCTGTTTCTATATCTAATGATTGGGCAGGCCTTATTGGATTAAATCGTAATGAAATGAATCTTTCATGGTGGATTATTTTTTATACTCTCGCTTCATTCTTTATTACGATTCTATTTATTAAGCTTATGACAATCGGGATTCAAGATGCACTGAAAGCAAGAGATTCGCAAGTTGTAGCAACTCAAAACGTTCCAGATCATAAAAAGTTTGTTAAAAATAAAGATTCTTTTTCGTTTGCAAATAAAGTGAACTTTTAA
- a CDS encoding ABC transporter permease subunit translates to MLHTITQFTIKLSSILLSLLLLLNLPYLFITQQGFTFQPIYFFNQIVTMLKEVFSPESLVVIGSDPKFGSFKKTPLFPTVLEPYLYSFTVLFLAFLLALFLSSSMAFFYFLAKDYIKKWINRIVFILEAVPDMMMMICLQIFFIWVLQKFGESPVTIISFNENRAYLLPILSLAVLPTLQMFRMMVLYIKEEHGKHYVEVAYGKGLSSSYILCIHLFKNISIHFFHHLKTIFVFLLSNLFILEFVFNMQGIIQFLFNKAFISPPAAFIILVMIILPFYTIFQIISFMMNRWQNQLKGATL, encoded by the coding sequence ATGTTACATACAATAACTCAATTCACAATTAAGCTTTCATCAATTCTTTTATCACTCTTACTATTATTAAATTTACCTTATTTATTTATCACTCAACAAGGATTTACCTTTCAACCAATATATTTTTTTAATCAGATCGTTACTATGTTAAAAGAGGTTTTCTCCCCTGAATCATTAGTGGTTATCGGCTCAGACCCGAAATTTGGTAGTTTCAAAAAAACACCATTATTCCCAACTGTTTTAGAACCTTACCTATATTCATTTACTGTATTATTTTTAGCCTTTTTACTTGCGCTCTTTCTATCTTCTAGCATGGCATTTTTTTATTTTTTAGCAAAAGATTATATAAAAAAATGGATAAACCGAATTGTGTTCATATTAGAAGCTGTCCCTGATATGATGATGATGATTTGTTTGCAAATATTTTTCATATGGGTACTTCAGAAATTCGGGGAATCTCCTGTCACCATTATTTCTTTTAATGAAAATCGAGCTTATTTACTCCCTATTTTATCTTTAGCTGTCTTACCTACATTACAAATGTTTCGGATGATGGTGTTATACATAAAAGAAGAACATGGAAAACATTACGTAGAGGTTGCATATGGAAAAGGCCTTTCATCAAGTTATATACTATGCATTCATTTATTCAAAAATATATCTATCCACTTCTTCCATCATTTAAAAACGATTTTTGTTTTCTTACTGTCTAACTTATTCATTTTAGAATTTGTTTTTAATATGCAAGGTATTATTCAATTTTTATTTAATAAGGCGTTTATTTCACCACCAGCTGCATTTATCATACTTGTTATGATTATTTTACCGTTTTATACCATTTTTCAAATAATCTCATTCATGATGAATAGATGGCAAAATCAATTGAAAGGAGCAACATTATGA
- a CDS encoding erythromycin esterase family protein: MKKKMITAFGVSAIILTNFVGSTYADSKTGVSVTAPYNKNQIAEWLEMHAKPLRTTNPNSPFNDLKPLKNMVGSASIVGLGEATHGAHEVFTMKNRIVNYLVSEKGFTNLVLEEGWDRALELDRYVLTGEGNPSQHLSPVFKTKEMLDLLDWIRQYNANPKHKSKMRIIGMDIQSVNENVYNNIIEYIKRTNSKLVPRIEEKIKGLIPVTKDMNTFESLTKEEKEKYISDAKQISALLEGNKSYLNGKSKEFAWIKQNARIIEQFTTMLTSPPDKPSDLYLKHDIAMYENAKWTEEHLGKTIVWGHNGHVSKTNMLPFVYPKVAGQYLAEYYGKRYVSIGTSVYEGQYNVKNSDGEFGPYGILKSDDPNSYNYIFGQVKKDRFFIDLRKANGVTKTWLNEQHPIFAGVTTEGPDIPKTVDISLGKAFDILVQIQKVSPSQLHQ; encoded by the coding sequence ATGAAAAAGAAAATGATTACTGCATTTGGTGTTTCTGCTATAATACTGACTAATTTTGTAGGAAGTACTTATGCAGACTCGAAAACAGGAGTTTCTGTTACAGCTCCCTACAATAAAAATCAAATAGCGGAATGGTTAGAAATGCACGCGAAGCCTTTAAGAACAACGAATCCAAATTCACCTTTTAATGATTTAAAACCACTTAAGAATATGGTAGGTTCAGCTTCAATTGTAGGTTTAGGTGAAGCTACGCATGGGGCTCATGAAGTTTTTACGATGAAAAACCGTATTGTGAATTATTTAGTATCTGAAAAGGGCTTTACCAACCTAGTTTTAGAAGAGGGGTGGGACAGAGCTTTAGAACTTGATCGATATGTTCTTACTGGTGAGGGAAATCCAAGCCAACATCTATCACCTGTATTTAAGACGAAAGAAATGTTAGATTTACTTGATTGGATTCGGCAATATAATGCTAATCCAAAACATAAATCTAAAATGCGTATCATCGGGATGGACATTCAATCAGTAAACGAGAATGTTTATAATAATATAATAGAATATATTAAAAGAACCAATTCAAAACTTGTGCCGAGGATAGAAGAGAAGATAAAAGGTCTTATTCCTGTAACAAAGGATATGAATACTTTTGAAAGCCTTACGAAAGAAGAAAAAGAAAAGTATATTTCAGATGCTAAACAAATTAGTGCTTTATTAGAGGGAAATAAAAGTTATTTAAATGGGAAATCTAAAGAGTTCGCATGGATAAAACAAAATGCTCGTATTATTGAACAGTTTACTACAATGTTAACGTCACCTCCTGATAAACCATCTGATTTATATTTGAAACATGATATCGCAATGTATGAAAATGCGAAGTGGACTGAAGAACATTTAGGAAAAACTATTGTATGGGGGCATAATGGCCACGTTTCGAAAACAAATATGCTTCCTTTTGTATACCCTAAAGTAGCTGGGCAGTATTTAGCAGAGTATTATGGAAAACGGTACGTATCTATTGGAACATCAGTTTATGAAGGACAATACAATGTCAAGAATAGCGATGGTGAATTTGGCCCATATGGAATATTAAAATCGGATGATCCAAACAGTTATAACTACATCTTTGGACAAGTTAAAAAAGATCGATTTTTTATTGATTTACGTAAGGCAAACGGCGTGACAAAAACTTGGTTAAACGAACAACATCCAATTTTCGCTGGAGTAACTACCGAAGGGCCTGATATACCAAAAACAGTTGATATATCATTAGGTAAAGCGTTTGATATACTTGTTCAAATTCAAAAAGTGAGTCCATCTCAACTACATCAATAA
- the casK gene encoding GAF domain-containing sensor histidine kinase codes for MHRLEALKEIAELLNEATNLQDMLEKVLHTLLQVMNLQTGWIFFIDESGKHRMLVDENLPPALTWQEKKPMCEGDCWCVERFVNGRLEKATNIIECKRIEDAIECNWGETEDVTHHATIPLRSGSEKFGLLNVAAPHKTHFSEEELALLEAIAFQIGTTIQRIQLVEKERKYVVVAERNRLARDLHDSVKQLLFSIMLTAKGTLNMTQDRGLQEMLSYIGELSQEALQEMTLLIWQLRPEGLEKGLAEAIQNYGKLLGVQVEVRIDGMVSIGDEIEEVLWRISQEALHNCKKHASCEKVHVLLKIENNQLHFYIEDNGIGFIQEQVRGSALGLKSMKERIQLMKGSFQITTELKKGTKIEIQLPI; via the coding sequence ATACATCGTTTAGAAGCATTAAAAGAAATTGCGGAATTGTTAAATGAAGCAACGAATTTACAGGACATGTTAGAAAAAGTTTTACATACATTGTTACAAGTTATGAATTTACAAACAGGGTGGATATTTTTTATTGATGAAAGTGGAAAGCACCGTATGCTTGTAGACGAAAACTTACCACCAGCTCTTACGTGGCAAGAGAAGAAGCCGATGTGTGAAGGAGACTGTTGGTGTGTAGAGCGTTTTGTGAATGGCAGATTAGAAAAAGCGACAAATATTATTGAATGTAAGCGAATAGAAGATGCGATTGAATGTAATTGGGGTGAAACAGAAGATGTTACACATCATGCGACAATTCCGCTTAGGTCCGGATCAGAGAAATTTGGTCTATTAAATGTGGCTGCACCTCATAAGACTCATTTTTCTGAGGAAGAGTTAGCGTTATTAGAAGCGATTGCATTTCAAATTGGAACGACAATACAACGTATTCAATTAGTGGAGAAAGAACGTAAATATGTAGTGGTAGCGGAAAGAAATCGATTGGCTCGTGATTTACATGATTCAGTAAAACAATTGTTATTTTCTATTATGCTAACAGCGAAAGGCACTCTGAATATGACGCAAGATAGAGGTCTGCAAGAGATGTTAAGTTATATTGGAGAATTATCACAAGAAGCATTACAAGAGATGACGCTATTAATTTGGCAATTAAGACCTGAAGGATTAGAGAAGGGATTAGCAGAAGCAATTCAAAATTACGGGAAGTTATTAGGAGTTCAAGTGGAAGTTCGAATTGATGGGATGGTTTCAATTGGGGATGAAATAGAAGAAGTTTTATGGCGTATTAGCCAAGAGGCGCTACATAATTGTAAAAAGCATGCTTCGTGTGAAAAGGTACATGTTCTTTTAAAAATAGAAAATAACCAGTTACATTTTTACATAGAAGACAATGGAATAGGATTTATACAAGAACAAGTAAGGGGATCAGCACTTGGTCTGAAAAGTATGAAGGAACGTATTCAGTTAATGAAGGGATCGTTTCAAATTACAACAGAGCTAAAAAAGGGTACAAAAATAGAAATTCAATTGCCGATTTGA
- the casR gene encoding two-component system response regulator CasR, with the protein MKIKLLLVEDHHIVRRGLVFFLKTREEFEIIGEAENGEKALHFVQKEKPDVVLMDVSMPKMDGIEATKRIKQYDETIKVLILSSFSEQDYVIPALEAGADGYQLKEVQPEQLVASIIAVHQGNANFHPKVTPALMGRSAVKKEIENPFSMLTKREQEVLREIAKGRSNKEIAAELHITEQTVKTHVSNVLAKLEVDDRTQAALYAVKYGGN; encoded by the coding sequence TTGAAGATTAAACTGCTACTAGTTGAGGATCATCATATCGTTCGAAGAGGACTTGTATTCTTCTTGAAAACGAGAGAAGAATTTGAAATTATTGGGGAAGCGGAAAATGGCGAAAAGGCATTACATTTCGTGCAAAAAGAAAAACCGGATGTCGTGCTAATGGATGTATCGATGCCGAAAATGGATGGAATTGAGGCAACAAAACGTATAAAGCAATACGATGAGACGATAAAGGTACTTATATTAAGTAGTTTTTCAGAGCAAGATTATGTTATACCAGCACTTGAAGCTGGAGCAGACGGTTATCAATTAAAAGAAGTACAACCTGAGCAACTTGTCGCTTCTATTATTGCAGTACATCAAGGAAATGCGAATTTTCACCCGAAAGTAACACCTGCATTAATGGGGCGTTCCGCAGTAAAGAAGGAAATAGAAAATCCTTTTTCAATGTTAACGAAAAGAGAGCAAGAGGTACTTCGCGAAATTGCGAAAGGAAGAAGCAACAAGGAAATTGCAGCAGAGCTTCACATTACAGAACAAACTGTGAAAACGCACGTTTCAAACGTTTTAGCTAAATTGGAAGTAGATGATCGTACACAAGCTGCATTATATGCGGTGAAGTATGGGGGAAACTAG
- a CDS encoding NUDIX hydrolase produces the protein MGYIEELREIVGSRPLNLAGVAVAVLNDQGQILLQQRRNGMWGVPGGFVELGESTEEAGRREVLEETGIEIGILQLVSVFSGKEFFVKLANGDEFYPITIAYLCKDIKGGLLKADGVESLHVQFFDLNGLPENISPFIKKLIEQNVVSI, from the coding sequence ATGGGGTATATCGAAGAACTAAGAGAAATTGTTGGATCAAGACCACTCAATTTAGCAGGAGTTGCTGTAGCTGTTTTAAATGACCAAGGACAAATATTACTACAACAAAGACGAAATGGCATGTGGGGTGTTCCTGGAGGTTTTGTGGAACTTGGTGAATCCACAGAAGAAGCCGGAAGACGAGAAGTACTTGAAGAAACAGGTATTGAAATTGGTATACTTCAGTTAGTAAGTGTATTTTCAGGTAAAGAGTTTTTTGTGAAATTAGCGAACGGAGATGAATTTTATCCTATAACAATCGCTTACCTTTGCAAAGACATTAAAGGTGGCTTGCTAAAAGCTGACGGAGTTGAATCATTACATGTACAATTTTTTGATTTAAATGGGCTACCAGAAAACATTAGCCCGTTCATAAAAAAACTAATTGAGCAAAATGTCGTCTCAATTTAA
- a CDS encoding serine hydrolase domain-containing protein, which yields MKKRSKITCASLALLIGGSSLLYITSNSIVKAESTQNVSSSLQTSTQSDRTSVKNAIRDALQLGYPGILANISKGGKTWSYAAGIADVRTKKTMKADFRFRIGSVTKTFIATVLLQLSGENRLNLDDSIEKWLPGVIQGNGYDGNQITIRQILNHTSGIADYMNSKDFDIMDTKKSYTAEEFVKMGISLPPEFAPGKGWSYSNTGYVLLGILIEKVTGNSYAEEIENRIIEPLDLSNTFLPGNSSVIPGTKHARGYIQLDGASELKDVTYINPGSSDGDMISTADDLNKFFSYLLSGKLLKEQQLNQMLTTVPTDREGTGYGLGIVEFKLPNGVSVWGHRGSVLGFSTFVGGTLGGKHTLAVNLNSFNFSNPDPFKSILLAEFRK from the coding sequence ATGAAAAAACGCAGTAAAATTACATGTGCCAGTCTAGCACTTTTAATAGGTGGAAGTTCCCTGTTATACATAACATCAAACTCAATTGTAAAAGCAGAATCTACGCAAAATGTATCTAGTTCGTTACAAACAAGTACTCAAAGCGATCGTACTTCCGTTAAGAACGCAATACGGGATGCACTACAACTTGGATACCCGGGAATACTCGCTAACATTTCTAAGGGTGGTAAAACTTGGAGTTATGCCGCTGGGATAGCGGATGTGAGAACCAAGAAAACAATGAAAGCAGATTTTCGCTTTCGTATTGGCAGTGTGACGAAAACGTTCATTGCAACAGTTCTACTTCAATTATCTGGAGAGAATCGTTTGAATTTAGACGACTCCATTGAAAAATGGTTGCCTGGTGTCATTCAAGGAAACGGATATGATGGTAACCAGATTACGATCCGGCAAATATTGAATCATACAAGTGGTATTGCTGACTATATGAATTCAAAAGACTTCGATATTATGGATACAAAAAAATCGTATACGGCTGAAGAATTTGTAAAGATGGGGATTTCACTTCCCCCAGAATTTGCCCCAGGAAAGGGTTGGTCTTATTCAAACACAGGATACGTATTACTGGGGATCCTTATTGAAAAAGTAACTGGCAACAGCTATGCGGAAGAGATTGAAAATCGGATTATTGAACCGCTTGATTTGTCAAATACATTTCTACCTGGTAATTCAAGCGTAATTCCAGGCACGAAGCATGCCCGTGGCTATATCCAACTAGACGGAGCAAGTGAGCTAAAAGACGTTACGTATATTAACCCAGGTAGCTCGGATGGGGATATGATTTCTACTGCTGACGATTTAAATAAATTCTTTTCATACTTACTCAGTGGTAAATTGCTGAAGGAACAGCAGCTAAATCAAATGCTTACTACAGTTCCCACAGATAGAGAAGGAACGGGATATGGTCTTGGAATCGTTGAATTTAAGCTTCCGAATGGTGTCTCGGTATGGGGACATAGAGGTAGCGTTCTAGGGTTTTCCACTTTTGTTGGTGGAACACTTGGAGGCAAACATACATTGGCCGTCAATTTGAACAGCTTTAACTTTAGTAATCCTGATCCTTTTAAAAGTATTTTACTTGCTGAATTTAGGAAGTAG
- a CDS encoding cysteine hydrolase family protein: MKRALINIDYTYDFVAEKGALTCGKPGQEIEKELVHITKQYIENGDYVVFAIDKHEENDEYHPEVKLFPPHNIAGTNGRDLFGELQDVYEKYKNDANVYYMDKTRYSAFAGTDLEMKLRERGIEEVHLVGVCTDICVLHTAVDAYNKGFKIVVYEKAVASFNAQGHEYALGHFKSCLHAEVK, from the coding sequence ATGAAACGAGCTCTTATTAATATCGATTATACATATGATTTTGTAGCTGAAAAAGGTGCTTTAACTTGCGGGAAACCAGGTCAAGAAATTGAGAAGGAACTTGTACATATAACGAAGCAATATATTGAAAATGGAGATTATGTAGTGTTTGCAATCGACAAACATGAAGAAAATGATGAATATCATCCAGAAGTAAAGTTGTTCCCTCCTCATAATATAGCAGGTACAAATGGAAGAGACTTATTCGGTGAATTACAAGATGTATACGAAAAATATAAAAATGATGCGAATGTATATTATATGGATAAAACGCGATACAGTGCATTTGCTGGAACAGATCTAGAGATGAAGTTGAGAGAACGAGGAATAGAAGAAGTTCATCTTGTAGGGGTGTGCACTGATATTTGTGTTCTTCATACAGCAGTAGATGCTTATAATAAAGGATTTAAAATTGTTGTATATGAAAAGGCAGTTGCATCTTTTAATGCGCAAGGACATGAATATGCACTTGGACATTTTAAATCTTGTTTACATGCAGAAGTGAAGTGA
- a CDS encoding MurR/RpiR family transcriptional regulator, giving the protein MPGTRSGIGKIQASLNGLSPKLRSIAEHILKHPQDVVHKSITELAEVTNSSEATIFRLCKHLGLQGFQDLKITLAREIVHTPMQNIHEEVSAEDSMVTVAKKVFHSHITGLQDTLHLLNDTALEKAVRALQEANRIEFYGNGGSGIIAMDAYHKFMRTGISCIAHTDSHFQIMGAGLLTKEAVIIAISHSGSNKGLLEALEVAKARGACIIAITSYQKSALSQLADITLYTSTRETEFRTEASSSRLAQLSLLDTLYVGLSLQRQEETLQNLQSIRETISMKRI; this is encoded by the coding sequence ATGCCTGGAACAAGAAGTGGGATTGGAAAAATTCAGGCTTCGTTAAACGGTTTGTCACCGAAATTGCGAAGTATTGCCGAACATATTTTGAAACATCCACAAGATGTTGTACATAAATCTATTACTGAATTAGCAGAAGTTACGAATAGTTCCGAAGCTACGATATTCCGCTTATGTAAACACCTTGGTTTGCAAGGGTTTCAAGATTTGAAAATTACATTAGCTCGTGAAATTGTACATACACCGATGCAAAATATTCATGAAGAAGTATCAGCAGAAGATAGTATGGTAACAGTTGCTAAAAAAGTTTTTCATTCGCATATTACAGGACTGCAAGATACATTACATTTGTTAAATGACACCGCACTTGAGAAAGCTGTACGAGCTTTGCAAGAAGCGAACCGAATTGAGTTTTACGGAAATGGTGGCTCTGGAATTATTGCGATGGATGCATATCATAAATTTATGAGAACGGGTATTTCTTGTATTGCTCATACAGATTCTCATTTTCAAATTATGGGTGCTGGTTTACTTACAAAAGAAGCAGTAATCATTGCAATTTCTCATTCTGGTAGTAATAAAGGATTATTGGAAGCGTTAGAAGTAGCAAAAGCAAGAGGAGCTTGCATTATTGCAATTACGAGCTATCAGAAATCAGCACTAAGTCAACTTGCTGATATAACACTTTATACTTCAACACGTGAAACAGAATTTCGTACGGAAGCAAGTTCATCACGCTTAGCGCAGCTAAGTTTATTAGATACTTTGTATGTAGGATTGTCGTTGCAACGACAAGAGGAAACACTACAAAATTTACAAAGTATACGTGAAACAATTTCGATGAAGCGAATATAA